A segment of the Xenopus tropicalis strain Nigerian chromosome 6, UCB_Xtro_10.0, whole genome shotgun sequence genome:
TTTCACAGAAGGTGAAGAAAAGACGCAGCTCTCTTTTCTGTCTCACATTCCCTCTAGTTACATTATTCTACTGCTCATGTCCTACTTTGAATAGATGAAGCAAAGCTGAGGTTCAGCTAGGCTACACAATTCGAAATCTTTCTTGTAGCTTCTAGACATAGGAAATAGCCACAGTGCAGGGAAGGGATTTAGATCAATTGGCTAAAAAGAATATGGAACACATGGAAGCCTCCTTCAGCTGGTAAACTGTTGGGGCAACTAAGGccagtctttcctttttttttctgatAAAGGTAAAACAGTTATAGACATTGTGACAGGACACTTTGCAGAAGTAAATTCAACAAACAATAATAATTTTACTGAATTATAAATGTATTGCAGAAGTTTCACATACATAAAAAACAGCACTTGGAATCATGCACACTATTTGGCCTTTAGAAAACATTTACAAACAGTCAAAATGCAATACTTAAAAAGTgcatatgaaaataaatatattcactCCTAATGTTTCATTTTCCAGGAACGATGCTTGTGAAGGCAATAAAACTATTGTATTAGAGAAAATGTTGACACTGTATAAGATAAATAAGGTAATTTTGGTTGTTACTGCAGTGATACTGAGAACTTTAAATATACATGTAAAACCTTaacaagaaaataatttaaaattctttctctttttttctgaaaaataagGTCCTGCCTCAGGTCAGCTTATAGAATCTTCTGTATGACCGAGTTGGCTACATCCAATGTATCATCTTTGACAAGAACTATATCATAGGAGTCCATGTATTTTTCTATCAGTTCTTCTACCTGAggaagaaaacaaaaagcatAAATGGTTAAATCCCTCCAAAAAATACAGGTCAATCTCCCATATATGTCTTTGTTTTGGTAAtactctagaccagggatccccaacctttttaactcatgagccacagtcaaaagtaaaaatatttttgagcaacacaagcatcatgaaAGCTCATGGGGGTGtcaaataaaggctaagattggctattaggtagtctCTATATCAGGTTACAGGATACCAACACATACCAACTGTATGGctgtttttatattattgattCATAAAGGGATGAAGAACAAATTTGGTTTCTGTCTGTAATATCCCTATAAAAAGGTAACTCAAGCAAAACAATTTTATACAGATTTATAGAttgttttctatgtattttggagctgttttgtaaaaataataagAATTTTCTACAAAACTCTACAAAAAGAATCACTAAGAGGCTTTTGGGTACAATTTGTATTGTACCTATAATTATAGGATTGTTTATATAACTGTGTGTATAGAAATGCAACTGACTGACAGAAGGCCAGCGTAATATGTCAATCAAGGTGTGAACGTACTGTAAGATATTCAAAGGGCCAAAATATCAGCCTGTTTGTAGCTAGCTTTAGTTCCCTTTGAAGCCTATAGTTAGAAAAGTCATTTGCAGTGCTATAATAGTCACTTGTTTAAAATCTTACCTGTAGGACCTCTTGCTTCCATTTAGCAAAATAAACATGTATAGGTCAGTCATGTATAATGGATATCAATCATTTGGGCATTAAGCTGTTGCTGACCTTTCCCATGATacatatgtacaaatatatacaaagtcATTACAAAAAAGTAATTATGAGCTTTACAGAATGTTACAAGGGAGCATCTATTTAAAACTGAAGAATGGGAGGTTTAATCATTAGTTAGATTTTACTTAAAGATTTTTAAATTACCTGCCAAGTGAGCAGGACTGAAAATGAAATTTGAAAGACTTTAAGTTGGATAAATAAGAGATACTCACTTTGTCATTAAGAAATCCTATTTTAAGGATATTTTCCACATTTGGCACTCCATCAGCCATAGTTAAATCTCCTAAGGAGTCCCCAAGCAGAATAATGTTACTATTGTCCTTTAGATGGGCGAAGTACTCCGTATTCCTTAAGGCACCATCATGTTTATTGTACACATGTATAAGTTCTCCTTTGAATCCTGTTATAAtaccctttggaaaaaaaatacacaatttataATGCATTGTCTATGAAAAACCCAGTCACTGATGCTATGGTAAATGCACCCTTAACTATACTAATGTAATTTCTGATTATTTTCatcaatctaaaaaaaatattgtattaacTCTTTAAATGCCTTATATTCTTAAAACTACAGGCATTTATGCAACTGGACGTGTAGTAAGAATTCACAGGTCAAAAGCACAACCTTTACTCATGCAATCTCACTGCATTGTAAAGAGAAATGTGTCAGGTAGCAACAAAGCTGAATTCTTCAATTACTAATGCTTATGTCTCTCTTACTTTCTGGGTCCCTGTCTCTGTTGCATTTGATTTTTGAGGTGGacgatagtgatgagcgaatctgttgcgcTTCGCTTCACCGAAAAGGTAAAGGGGAGCAAACCTATTTTAGGGAGTAAGGCTGTTACAGTTTGGGAAGGGGcctgtacattatgtttaatGTAGGCTATataagtgcaaggtactgttttattagtaaagAGAAAAGATATGTAGTTAAAAAAGAATTGTTTAAATATGACACCATGGAAACTGGTTTTGTCATATTTCAGAGCTTTGCAGATAATGagtccagggccggaactaggggtaggcagaagagacagctgcctagggcgcaacgattgaggggcgccaggcaggagcctctcctgcctaccccgagtgctactttgtcattgcctccgccgcttgtctaatcgcaccgcccttccctgcacctcctcctgtgctttggcgtgcatgcgccgtttgggggcggggaggtgggcagagttggccgaccgggttgcctagggcgtccggtcggcttggcccgcccctgaatgAGTCTCTGCGTAAttaatcctatacctgtaccaaccgCTTTACATCCATTGCTACTctgatatctactgtatgttactTTACCCTACAAATAAATCAGAAAATGAACAGTGTGCCAGAATGTATAACCAATATATTTTATCTGTGCATTTAAACTGGCATGGTAAAATCACATTAGTTAGATAGAGAGTGATGACAAGTGTTCTTAATAATCATCTTTCTAATATTGGAAATCCACTATATTTTTAGCCTATTTGTACCCTGCCATGCATTTTGAGCCACAGTTGCAGGTCTTTGCACTCCTGTATGGGGTGCAAAGTCCTGTACTGCCCTCGGTATTCAGAGTTGTCTTTATGAAAGGCAGGCTGGAGAAGGCACGTAGGTGtcctgagaaaaaaatgccccctTTAAAAAGTggcctttgtaaatgacccctattgttttCATTCTTGTATTCATAAGTACAAATGGGGATGCTAAAAAAATtaactaaagtaaaaaaaaaaaaagacaatataatTCAGCAATATACTTTCTTACATTCTCATCAAATTCCATAAAGTTGGAAATCACTTTAACGTTTGGTTGGTAGACTCCTGCCTGATGTATAACTTCTTCCAATATATCTCCAAGTCCAGCTGAAAAGATGAATACTGGAATACTGTGCTTATGGAGCAAGTCAAAGAACATTTCATAGCCTTccctttttagagaaaaaaacagGTTTAGCAGGAGTGCCAAAgaagcaaatataaataatataagtaCAGTATAATGAGCATAGCACATGGCAAAACAACATGTATCATCTTTAATAagtttattttatagaaaaaatgGATTTATGGTGTCTATGGCAGACCTCTGTGTGGTT
Coding sequences within it:
- the nt5c3a gene encoding cytosolic 5'-nucleotidase 3A (The RefSeq protein has 1 substitution compared to this genomic sequence), which codes for MMPEFQKKSVHIKDPERVEEIICGLIKGGASKLQVITDFDMTLSKFSHNGKRCPTCHNIIDNCKLITDECRKKLFQLKEKYYAIEIDPDLSIKEKYPYMVEWYTKSHTLLIDQRLQKNKLAEAVRDSDVKLKEGYEMFFDLLHKHSIPVFIFSAGLGDILEEVIHQAGVYQPNVKVISNFMEFDENGIITGFKGELIHVYNKHDGALRNTEYFAHLKDNSNIILLGDSLGDLTMADGVPNVENILKIGFLNDKVEELIEKYMDSYDIVLVKDDTLDVANSVIQKIL
- the nt5c3a gene encoding cytosolic 5'-nucleotidase 3A isoform X1: MLLINPLDVAPSGLKMPEFQKKSVHIKDPERVEEIICGLVKGGASKLQVITDFDMTLSKFSHNGKRCPTCHNIIDNCKLITDECRKKLFQLKEKYYAIEIDPDLSIKEKYPYMVEWYTKSHTLLIDQRLQKNKLAEAVRDSDVKLKEGYEMFFDLLHKHSIPVFIFSAGLGDILEEVIHQAGVYQPNVKVISNFMEFDENGIITGFKGELIHVYNKHDGALRNTEYFAHLKDNSNIILLGDSLGDLTMADGVPNVENILKIGFLNDKVEELIEKYMDSYDIVLVKDDTLDVANSVIQKIL
- the nt5c3a gene encoding cytosolic 5'-nucleotidase 3A isoform X2 — its product is MPEFQKKSVHIKDPERVEEIICGLVKGGASKLQVITDFDMTLSKFSHNGKRCPTCHNIIDNCKLITDECRKKLFQLKEKYYAIEIDPDLSIKEKYPYMVEWYTKSHTLLIDQRLQKNKLAEAVRDSDVKLKEGYEMFFDLLHKHSIPVFIFSAGLGDILEEVIHQAGVYQPNVKVISNFMEFDENGIITGFKGELIHVYNKHDGALRNTEYFAHLKDNSNIILLGDSLGDLTMADGVPNVENILKIGFLNDKVEELIEKYMDSYDIVLVKDDTLDVANSVIQKIL